One region of Girardinichthys multiradiatus isolate DD_20200921_A chromosome 1, DD_fGirMul_XY1, whole genome shotgun sequence genomic DNA includes:
- the ribc1 gene encoding RIB43A-like with coiled-coils protein 1 — MYNMDLPLDQSKEKALEARRSAERARKARVFNTRLRVMGLDLDALNQQVQEKKCRQNMEKQRDQAFDTLRRCQDETLLQQDNNEKEKRKALHKDLIQLWRSQQQVVDSHDADLQCDLKGEGVGGEQMRREQVKKNEKDLLAQMDDNKRREIRAKHKEMLVNRELVHQDLRGLQQAAVEEEHKKAARVALDSYNQALAAEQAENLKEQRRREERENLAEMWHTVNSDMMTECAEAAERHVGGGRPPQVLPDRWKGMSPEQLSTFHREREQQRLDRQRQLWDEKIRNATWDLQLLKLSKKAEEKEQRTAEMRREQRIQMDQYNKQLAREQQAHQDYLNKELYTNKPTKDYFYQFNTGSR, encoded by the exons ATGTATAACATGGACTTGCCTTTGGATCAGTCAAAAGAGAAGGCCTTGGAGGCCCGAAGGTCTGCAGAAAGAGCACGCAAGGCCCGGGTCTTCAACACTCGTCTGCGTGTGATGGGCCTGGACCTGGATGCTCTAAACCAGCAAGTCCAGGAAAAGAAGTGCAGacaaaacatggagaaacagcGAGACCAGGCTTTTG ATACCCTCAGAAGATGCCAAGATGAAACACTTCTTCAGCAAGACAACAATGAGAAAGAGAAGCGAAAAGCTTTGCACAAGGACCTGATCCAGCTCTGGAGATCACAGCAGCAAGTTGTGGACTCTCATGATGCTGACCTGCAGTGTGACCTGAAG GGAGAAGGTGTTGGAGGAGAGCAGATGAGGAGGgagcaagtaaaaaaaaatgaaaaagatttgCTAGCACAGATGGATGACAATAAAAGAAGGGAAATCAGAGCAAAGCACAAAG AGATGCTGGTGAACAGGGAGCTGGTGCATCAAGACCTAAGGGGGCTTCAGCAGGCTGCAGTGGAGGAGGAGCATAAGAAAGCTGCCCGCGTCGCACTCGACAGCTACAATCAAGCCCTG GCGGCAGAGCAAGCTGAAAACCTCAAGGAGCAGCGCAGGAGAGAAGAGAGGGAGAATCTGGCAGAAATGTGGCACACTGTGAATTCTGACATGATGACAGAGTGTGCAGAGGCAGCGGAGCGACATGTGGGAGGAGGGAGGCCACCGCAGGTTTTGCCAGACAGGTGGAAGGGGATGAGCCCCGAGCAGCTCAGCACCTTCCACAGGGAGAGAGAGCAACAGCGCCTTGACAGACAG agaCAACTTTGGGATGAAAAGATTAGAAATGCAACCTGGGACTTGCAGCTCCTGAAGCTGTCGAAAAAAGCAGAGGAGAAGGAACAGAGAACGGCAGAAATGAGGAGAGAGCAGAGAATACAGATGGACCAGTACAACAAGCAGCTGGCCAGAGAGCAGCAGGCACA TCAGGACTATCTGAACAAGGAGCTCTATACCAACAAACCCACCAAGGACTACTTTTACCAGTTTAACACTGGTTCCCGCTGA